One genomic window of Devosia salina includes the following:
- a CDS encoding amino acid ABC transporter permease has protein sequence MTYRPRRPSVLARMPWWLLAIGLLFVLGLWAITSNQTYATIFRTLSGGVVTTLWVTILAFVSATVLGLLIALARTSGNRVLREIATFYVEIIRGVPILVFLFYIAFVAAPAMVAGFNWALAPLIDWGWIAPATVRGFDFVWRAIFALTICYSAFIAEIFRAGIEAVGRGQIEAARSLGLGRWHCFRLVIFPQALRTILPPLGNDFVSMVKDSALVSALGVQDITQLGKLSASSSFLFFETYNVVAFLYLTMTISLSLLVRWLERVMDGRAGR, from the coding sequence ATGACCTATCGCCCCCGCCGCCCCTCCGTCCTTGCCCGCATGCCATGGTGGCTGCTGGCCATCGGCCTGCTCTTCGTGCTGGGGCTCTGGGCGATCACCAGCAACCAGACCTATGCCACCATCTTCCGCACCCTTTCGGGCGGTGTCGTCACCACGCTCTGGGTAACCATTCTCGCCTTCGTGTCGGCGACTGTGCTGGGCCTGCTGATCGCCCTGGCCCGCACCTCGGGCAATCGGGTCCTGCGCGAGATCGCGACCTTCTATGTCGAGATCATCCGCGGCGTGCCGATCCTGGTCTTTCTCTTCTACATCGCCTTCGTTGCGGCCCCGGCAATGGTCGCCGGCTTCAACTGGGCGCTCGCCCCTTTGATCGACTGGGGCTGGATTGCCCCCGCCACCGTGCGCGGCTTCGACTTCGTCTGGCGAGCGATCTTCGCGTTAACCATTTGCTATTCCGCCTTCATCGCCGAAATCTTCCGCGCCGGCATCGAGGCGGTGGGGCGCGGGCAGATCGAGGCCGCCCGCTCGCTGGGCCTCGGCCGCTGGCACTGCTTCCGCCTCGTCATCTTTCCCCAGGCCCTGCGCACCATATTGCCCCCGCTCGGCAATGATTTCGTCTCCATGGTCAAGGACTCGGCGCTGGTCTCGGCTCTGGGCGTGCAGGACATCACCCAATTGGGCAAGCTCTCCGCCTCCTCGAGCTTCCTGTTCTTCGAAACCTACAATGTCGTTGCCTTCCTCTACCTGACCATGACCATCTCGCTCTCACTCCTGGTGCGCTGGCTGGAGCGGGTCATGGATGGGCGGGCCGGCCGTTAG
- a CDS encoding CreA family protein codes for MHPIARLAVVAVAALSLAACGNRNEVGNVGVDWTGNDISIEAVADPDVDGVVCHLAFFNRSFIDRLSQGNWFEDPSYSALDCSAIGPITVGDIATRAGGEEIFQQGRSLIWKSLRVTRIYDAANNSLIYLAHARQIQQGSGKMSLSVVPLNGLDVTWTNGAPAAQPMEGSVMVQ; via the coding sequence ATGCATCCCATCGCCCGCCTTGCCGTCGTCGCCGTCGCAGCGCTCTCCCTGGCCGCCTGCGGCAATCGCAACGAAGTAGGCAATGTCGGGGTCGATTGGACCGGCAATGACATTTCCATCGAGGCGGTGGCCGACCCGGACGTCGATGGGGTCGTGTGTCATCTGGCCTTCTTCAACCGCTCCTTCATCGACAGGCTGAGCCAGGGCAACTGGTTCGAGGACCCGTCCTATTCGGCGCTTGACTGCTCGGCCATCGGCCCGATCACCGTGGGTGACATCGCAACCCGCGCCGGGGGCGAGGAAATCTTCCAGCAGGGCCGTTCGCTCATCTGGAAGTCGCTGCGCGTCACCCGCATCTATGACGCGGCCAACAATTCACTGATCTATCTCGCCCATGCCCGCCAGATCCAGCAGGGCTCGGGCAAAATGAGCCTGTCGGTCGTGCCGCTCAACGGCCTTGATGTCACCTGGACCAATGGCGCGCCTGCGGCCCAGCCCATGGAAGGCTCGGTGATGGTGCAATAA
- a CDS encoding peroxiredoxin, which produces MAILIGDTAPDFTLDSTEGPIHFHDYIDGSWAVLFSHPKNYTPVCTTELGYTAKLKDEFAKRGVKVLGLSVDKLEDHTGWARDIEETQGSALNFPLLADTEGEVARKYDMIHPNADNTLTVRSLFVIGPDKKVKLKIEYPASTGRNFDEILRVIDSLQLTAKHQVATPVNWKNGEDVIIVPAVSNEAAKAKYPQGWKELKPYLRIVPQPQG; this is translated from the coding sequence ATGGCAATCCTGATTGGCGATACCGCTCCAGATTTCACCCTCGATTCCACCGAGGGCCCCATCCACTTCCACGATTACATCGACGGCTCCTGGGCGGTCCTGTTCAGTCACCCCAAGAATTATACCCCGGTCTGCACGACCGAGCTGGGCTATACCGCCAAGCTCAAGGACGAGTTCGCCAAGCGTGGCGTCAAGGTGCTGGGCCTCTCGGTCGACAAGCTCGAGGATCACACCGGCTGGGCGCGCGACATCGAGGAAACCCAGGGGTCGGCGCTGAATTTCCCGCTCCTGGCCGATACCGAGGGCGAGGTGGCGCGCAAATATGACATGATCCACCCCAATGCCGACAACACCCTGACGGTGCGCTCGCTCTTCGTCATCGGCCCGGACAAGAAGGTGAAGCTCAAGATCGAATATCCCGCCTCCACGGGCCGCAATTTCGATGAGATCCTGCGCGTTATCGACAGCCTGCAGCTCACGGCAAAGCACCAGGTCGCCACGCCGGTGAACTGGAAGAACGGCGAGGACGTCATCATTGTCCCGGCCGTCTCCAACGAGGCGGCCAAGGCCAAGTACCCCCAGGGCTGGAAGGAACTGAAGCCCTATCTGCGCATTGTGCCCCAGCCGCAGGGTTGA
- a CDS encoding septal ring lytic transglycosylase RlpA family protein, protein MTKKAVIAAASAAALLIFSPAAYAQCGGASWYGPGFNGKVAASGQIFDQNAMTAAHRTLPFGTKVEVTDQTTGRSVEVTINDRGPYHGKRIIDLSKGAAAALGFQNRGVTSVCIAQK, encoded by the coding sequence TTGACTAAGAAAGCCGTTATCGCCGCCGCATCTGCTGCAGCCCTTCTCATCTTTTCCCCTGCAGCCTATGCCCAGTGTGGCGGCGCCTCCTGGTACGGTCCCGGATTTAACGGCAAGGTTGCCGCGTCCGGGCAGATTTTCGACCAGAACGCCATGACCGCGGCGCACCGGACCCTTCCCTTCGGCACCAAGGTCGAAGTGACCGACCAGACCACCGGCCGTTCGGTGGAAGTCACCATCAACGATCGTGGACCCTACCACGGCAAGCGCATCATCGATCTGTCCAAGGGCGCCGCGGCGGCCCTCGGCTTCCAGAACCGGGGCGTCACCTCGGTCTGTATCGCGCAGAAATAA
- a CDS encoding aldo/keto reductase — translation MTQMRSLGRSGPSVGAIGLGGWAIGGHFTLDGRNDGWGEVDDAQSIRALQIGLELGATLIDSADAYGTGHSEAVIGAAIKGRRGEVRIATKFGFTYDAAKRALLAIDVTPDYIDWANAQSLKRLGVERIDLYQIHPGELSAAEADAAGAALEALAEAGRIGAWGWSTDDAAAARRMLKFPHFTAVQQELNLFHDGPEMLALCAEANLASLNRSPLAMGLLSGKFGPETRFGTGDVRGAGHSWVKHFRDGAPTPEALARLAALRDLLTSGGRSPAQGALGWILARSPHTIPIPGFKTEAQVRDNLGALDKGPLPAAVMAEIDAVLKAEMAEA, via the coding sequence ATGACCCAGATGCGCAGTCTGGGCCGCAGCGGCCCGAGTGTCGGCGCCATTGGCCTGGGCGGTTGGGCCATTGGCGGGCATTTTACCCTGGATGGCCGCAATGATGGCTGGGGCGAGGTGGACGATGCGCAATCGATCCGCGCCCTGCAGATCGGCCTCGAGCTGGGCGCCACGCTGATCGACAGCGCCGACGCCTATGGCACGGGCCACAGCGAGGCGGTGATCGGGGCCGCGATCAAGGGGCGCCGGGGCGAGGTGAGGATCGCCACCAAGTTCGGCTTCACCTATGACGCGGCCAAGCGGGCCCTGCTGGCCATTGATGTGACCCCTGATTACATCGACTGGGCCAATGCACAGTCGCTGAAGCGGCTGGGGGTGGAGCGGATCGATCTCTACCAGATCCATCCCGGTGAACTCAGCGCGGCGGAGGCCGATGCCGCGGGGGCGGCGCTGGAGGCACTGGCCGAGGCCGGCCGCATCGGCGCCTGGGGCTGGAGCACGGACGATGCTGCAGCGGCCCGGCGCATGCTGAAGTTTCCGCATTTCACGGCCGTGCAGCAGGAACTGAACCTGTTTCATGACGGGCCGGAAATGCTGGCGCTATGTGCAGAGGCGAACCTGGCCAGTCTCAACCGCTCGCCGCTGGCCATGGGATTGCTCTCGGGCAAATTCGGGCCGGAGACCCGGTTCGGAACGGGGGATGTGCGCGGGGCGGGACATAGCTGGGTGAAGCATTTCCGGGACGGCGCCCCAACGCCGGAAGCGCTTGCCCGGTTGGCCGCCCTGCGGGACCTGTTGACCAGCGGTGGCCGCAGCCCGGCCCAGGGAGCGCTGGGCTGGATCCTGGCGCGCTCGCCACACACCATTCCCATTCCCGGCTTCAAGACCGAGGCGCAGGTGCGGGACAATCTGGGCGCGCTCGACAAGGGCCCCCTGCCCGCCGCGGTGATGGCCGAGATCGACGCGGTGCTCAAGGCAGAGATGGCGGAGGCGTGA
- a CDS encoding DUF1127 domain-containing protein → MFEPITRRLHAWHMRNFTRRRLNMLDNHLLADLGIERDQIDDYVAGLDLTGGRK, encoded by the coding sequence ATGTTCGAACCAATCACCCGCCGGCTGCACGCCTGGCACATGCGTAACTTCACCCGCCGCAGGCTGAATATGCTGGACAACCACCTTCTGGCCGATCTGGGGATCGAGCGCGACCAGATCGATGATTATGTCGCTGGTCTCGACCTGACCGGAGGCCGCAAATGA
- a CDS encoding LysR family transcriptional regulator, whose protein sequence is MDFSWDDLRLFLDVARLGGLSAATQTTGLSAATLGRRVTALERQVGEPLFVRSQTGYRLTQSGEDLLLRAEEVEAAMLSLKRWQDGAIGERVVRVSAGPWTSAFLARHIASIWTAGDRFALELVTASHKVDIGRRHADIGIRNQRPTEQWLAGRLIGKVAYGLYARPELVSGVAAGYFVGVAGDASQTHSARWLHARHGDRIATRGNDAMSVMELVAAGAGMSVFPCFVGDSEPRIDRMAGTIPELETEQWLVSHHEERHTPAVRTVADRIVDLMHAHAPLFRGEAAHGQ, encoded by the coding sequence ATGGACTTCTCCTGGGATGATCTGCGGCTGTTCCTCGATGTCGCCCGGCTGGGCGGGCTGAGCGCCGCGACCCAGACCACGGGCCTGTCGGCCGCCACTTTGGGGCGCCGCGTCACCGCGCTCGAGCGCCAGGTGGGCGAGCCGCTCTTCGTGCGCAGCCAGACCGGCTATCGCCTCACCCAGTCCGGCGAGGACCTGCTGCTGCGCGCCGAGGAGGTCGAGGCGGCCATGCTCTCATTGAAGCGCTGGCAGGACGGCGCCATCGGCGAGCGGGTAGTGCGGGTATCGGCCGGTCCCTGGACCTCGGCCTTTCTCGCCCGCCACATTGCCAGCATCTGGACCGCGGGCGATCGCTTCGCGCTGGAACTGGTCACCGCCAGCCACAAGGTCGATATCGGCCGCCGCCATGCCGATATCGGCATTCGCAACCAGCGCCCCACCGAACAATGGCTGGCCGGCCGCCTCATCGGCAAGGTCGCCTATGGGCTCTATGCCCGGCCCGAACTGGTCAGTGGCGTGGCGGCTGGCTATTTCGTCGGCGTTGCCGGCGATGCCAGCCAGACCCATTCCGCCCGCTGGCTTCACGCCCGCCATGGCGATCGCATCGCCACCCGCGGCAATGACGCCATGAGTGTCATGGAGCTGGTGGCGGCGGGCGCCGGCATGTCGGTCTTTCCCTGTTTCGTGGGCGACAGCGAGCCGCGCATCGACCGCATGGCCGGCACCATCCCCGAACTCGAGACCGAGCAATGGCTCGTGTCGCACCACGAGGAGCGGCATACCCCGGCCGTCCGCACGGTGGCCGACCGCATCGTTGACCTGATGCATGCCCATGCCCCGCTGTTCCGGGGTGAGGCTGCCCATGGTCAATAA